A window of Harpia harpyja isolate bHarHar1 chromosome 23, bHarHar1 primary haplotype, whole genome shotgun sequence contains these coding sequences:
- the RAB21 gene encoding ras-related protein Rab-21 — MAAAGAGAAAGGRSFSFKVVLLGEGCVGKTSLVLRYCENKFNDKHITTLQASFLTKKLNIGGKRVNLAIWDTAGQERFHALGPIYYRDSNGAILVYDITDEDSFQKVKNWVKELRKMLGNEICLCIVGNKIDLEKERHVSVQEAETYAESVGAKHYHTSAKQNKGIEELFLDLCKRMIETAQVDERARGNGSSQSGIARRGVQIIDDEPQVQSSGGCCSSG; from the exons atggcggcggcgggggccggcgcggcggccgggggccgCAGCTTTTCCTTCAAGGTGGTTTTGCTCGGGGAGGGTTGCGTGGGGAAAACCTCCCTGGTGCTACGCTACTGCGAGAACAAGTTCAACGATAAACACATCACCACCCTGCAg GCATCTTTTCTTACAAAGAAGCTAAATATTGGTGGGAAAAGAGTAAACCTTGCAATATGG GATACAGCTGGTCAAGAAAGATTTCATGCATTGGGGCCGATCTACTACAGGGATTCTAATGGCGCTATCCTAGTATATGATATAACAGATGAAGACTCTTTTCAAAAG GTAAAAAACTGGGTAAaggaattaagaaaaatgttGGGAAATGAAATCTGTTTATGTATAGTAG GTAACAAAATAGACTTGGAAAAAGAGAGACATGTTTCAGTGCAAGAAGCAGAAAC GTATGCTGAATCTGTTGGAGCAAAACATTATCATACTTCAGCTAAACAGAACAAAGGAATTGAAGAACTGTTTCTTGACCTTTGTAAAA GAATGATAGAAACTGCTCAAGTGGATGAAAGAGCAAGAGGCAATGGTTCCAGTCAGTCAGGAATAGCAAGGCGAGGTGTACAGATCATTGATGATGAGCCACAAGTACAGAGCAGTGGAGGGTGCTGTTCTTCTGGATAA